In Homalodisca vitripennis isolate AUS2020 unplaced genomic scaffold, UT_GWSS_2.1 ScUCBcl_2336;HRSCAF=6980, whole genome shotgun sequence, one genomic interval encodes:
- the LOC124371959 gene encoding 40S ribosomal protein S3-A-like, with the protein MTTAISKKRKFVADGVFKAELNEFLTRELAEDGYSGVEVRVTPTKTEIIIMATRTQNVLGEKGRRIRELTSVVQKRFGFPPDSVELYAEKVATRGLCAIAQAESLRYKLIGGLAVRRACYGVLRFIMESRAKGCEVVVSGKLRGQRAKSMKFVDGLMIHSGEPCREYVDTATRHVLLRQGVLGIKVKIMLPFDPDGKIGPKKPLPDNIFVVEPKEETLPTIPTSDHKASAKPDTVVPAAIVA; encoded by the exons ATGACTACAGCTATTTCAAAGAAAAGAAAG TTTGTTGCAGATGGAGTATTTAAAGCGGAACTCAACGAGTTTCTAACTCGAGAACTTGCCGAAGATGGTTACTCCGGGGTGGAGGTGCGAGTCACTCCCACCAAAACTGAGATCATCATCATGGCCACCCGAACACAGAATGTGTTGGGTGAGAAAGGGAGACGTATCAGGGAGTTGACGTCTGTTGTCCAAAAGAGATTTGGCTTCCCCCCTGATTCTGTTGAACTATATGCTGAGAAAGTGGCGACTAGAGGACTCTGTGCCATAGCTCAGGCTGAATCTTTGCGTTACAAGTTGATTGGTGGACTTGCAGTCCGAAG GGCTTGCTATGGCGTCCTGCGGTTCATCATGGAGAGCAGAGCCAAGGGCTGCGAGGTTGTGGTGTCTGGCAAGCTGAGAGGTCAGAGGGCCAAGTCTATGAAGTTCGTGGATGGCCTGATGATCCACAGTGGAGAGCCTTGTAGAGAGTACGTGGATACTGCCACTAGACATGTACTGCTCAGACAAG GGGTATTGGGTATCAAGGTGAAGATTATGTTGCCTTTTGATCCTGATGGCAAGATTGGTCCAAAGAAGCCCCTTCCTGATAACATCTTTGTGGTTGAGCCTAAAGAAGAAACACTGCCTACCATTCCTACAAGTGATCACAAAGCATCAGCAAAACCTGATACTGTGGTGCCTGCTGCTATTGTAGcttaa